In the genome of Flavobacterium panacagri, one region contains:
- the rimP gene encoding ribosome assembly cofactor RimP, which translates to MTFKEKVNGLITEALLEKPSVFLIDLAVSDSFKISVGLDGDNGVALQDCIDISRAIENNLDREEQDFSLEVASVGVGSPLKLIRQYKKNIGRTLIVTTNTEKIEAELIEANDVFIILSWKAREPKKVGKGKETVQKEQQIPYTEIKEAVVTVTF; encoded by the coding sequence ATGACATTTAAAGAAAAAGTAAACGGATTAATTACAGAAGCTCTTCTGGAAAAACCATCAGTCTTTTTGATTGATTTGGCGGTTTCGGATTCTTTTAAAATTAGTGTTGGTTTAGACGGGGATAATGGGGTGGCGCTTCAGGATTGTATAGACATAAGTCGTGCAATTGAGAATAATCTGGATCGTGAAGAGCAGGATTTCTCTTTAGAAGTGGCGTCAGTTGGAGTAGGGTCGCCTTTGAAATTGATAAGACAATACAAGAAAAATATAGGTAGAACGCTGATTGTTACTACAAATACTGAAAAAATCGAAGCAGAATTGATAGAAGCTAACGATGTTTTTATAATTTTGTCTTGGAAAGCAAGAGAACCGAAAAAAGTAGGAAAAGGAAAAGAAACAGTTCAAAAAGAGCAACAAATACCTTATACAGAAATTAAAGAGGCAGTTGTTACGGTAACATTTTAA
- the nusA gene encoding transcription termination factor NusA: MENLALIDSFSEFKDNKLIDRVTLMAILEDVFRNALKKKYGSDDNFDIIINPDKGDMEIWRRRVIVADEDLDFENEEITLTEARMIEADFEIGEEVSEEVKLIDLGRRAILALRQNLISKIHEHDNTNLYKQFKDIIGDIYTAEVHHVRPRVVILVDDEGNEIVLPKEKQIPSDFFRKGDNVRGIIESVELKGNKPQIIMSRTSEKFLEKLFEQEIPEVFDGLITVKNVVRIPGEKAKVAVDSYDDRIDPVGACVGMKGSRIHGIVRELGNENIDVINYTNNIQLFITRALSPAKVSSIKIDEDSKRAEVFLKLEEVSKAIGRGGHNIKLAGQLTGYELDVIREGDVAGTVADEDDVELTEFSDEIEEWVIEEFAKIGLDTAKSILKHDVEDLVRRTDLEEETILDVMKILKEEFDS; encoded by the coding sequence ATGGAAAATTTAGCATTAATCGATTCATTCTCAGAGTTTAAAGATAATAAACTTATTGATCGTGTAACGCTTATGGCAATTTTAGAGGATGTGTTTAGAAATGCATTGAAAAAAAAATACGGATCTGATGATAACTTTGATATTATTATAAATCCTGATAAAGGAGATATGGAGATATGGAGAAGAAGAGTAATCGTTGCTGATGAAGATCTTGATTTTGAAAACGAAGAAATTACCTTGACGGAAGCAAGAATGATTGAGGCGGATTTTGAAATTGGCGAAGAGGTTTCTGAAGAAGTTAAATTGATTGATTTAGGAAGAAGAGCTATTTTAGCACTTCGTCAAAACTTAATATCTAAAATTCACGAACACGATAATACTAATCTTTATAAACAATTTAAAGATATTATCGGTGATATTTATACAGCAGAGGTACATCATGTGCGTCCAAGAGTTGTAATCTTGGTTGATGATGAAGGAAATGAAATTGTGCTTCCAAAAGAAAAACAAATTCCATCTGACTTTTTCCGTAAAGGAGATAATGTTCGTGGAATTATTGAAAGCGTTGAATTAAAAGGAAACAAACCTCAGATTATTATGTCTAGAACTTCAGAAAAGTTCTTAGAGAAATTATTTGAACAAGAAATTCCGGAAGTTTTCGACGGATTAATTACGGTTAAAAATGTAGTTCGTATTCCAGGTGAAAAAGCAAAAGTGGCGGTAGATTCTTATGATGATAGAATTGATCCAGTTGGGGCTTGTGTGGGAATGAAAGGTTCTCGTATTCACGGAATTGTTCGCGAGTTAGGAAATGAAAATATTGATGTAATCAATTATACAAACAATATTCAATTATTTATTACAAGAGCTTTAAGTCCTGCTAAAGTTTCTTCTATCAAAATCGATGAAGATAGCAAACGCGCTGAAGTATTCTTGAAATTAGAAGAGGTTTCTAAAGCAATTGGTAGAGGTGGTCACAATATCAAATTAGCAGGTCAATTGACAGGTTATGAATTAGATGTTATTCGTGAAGGAGATGTTGCTGGTACTGTTGCAGATGAAGACGATGTTGAATTAACAGAGTTCTCAGATGAGATCGAAGAATGGGTAATTGAAGAGTTTGCAAAAATCGGTTTAGATACTGCGAAAAGTATCTTGAAACACGATGTAGAAGATTTAGTAAGAAGAACAGATTTAGAAGAGGAAACAATTCTAGATGTTATGAAAATACTAAAAGAAGAGTTTGATAGTTAA
- the infB gene encoding translation initiation factor IF-2 gives MSEERVIRINKVLRELNISLERAVDYLKDKGIAIDANPNAKISDSEFNILQSQFAGDKGNKEASKEVGEEKRKEKEALRVEREKEIEDKRRQEEERQKQQEIIKARAVVSGPVQVGKIDLNPKKPAVAPSEETAKVEEPKAVVAPAQTEKPVQNETVKAEPVVVQPVSETKKDEPIITEKKEVKAESSRVAQEPIVSTDPTTSEETITTQYQKLSGTTLTGQTIDLSQFNKPKKKKEDPKAAQNKPGTPGVGNNNNTNKNKRKRIAPKPGAPGTQKPATGNNNAPGTPNPNKITPNNNGGGFNANRSQRPGFVKGNRPAIVAKVEPTEEEVKNQIRETLEKLQGKGGKSKAAKYRRDKRETHRQKSDDEQRALDEGSKTIKVTEFVTVGEIAIMMDVPITKVIGTCMSLGIMVTMNQRLDAETLTIVADEFGYDVEFITVDIEEAIEVVEDREEDLVTRAPIVTVMGHVDHGKTSLLDYIRKENVIAGESGGITQHIGAYGVTLDNGQKIAFLDTPGHEAFTAMRARGAQVTDIAIIVVAADDDIMPQTKEAISHAQAAGVPIIFAINKIDKPNANVDKIKERLAGMNLLVEDWGGKIQSHDISAKVGTGVKELLEKVLLEAEILDLKANPNKAAQGTVVEAYLDKGKGYVSTILVQQGTLKIGDYMLAGKHHGKVKAMHDERGHIVLEAGPSTPVSVLGLDGAATAGDKFNVFEDEKEAKQIASKRSQLMREQSVRTQRHITLDEIGRRIALGQFKELNVILKGDVDGSVEALSDSFSKLSTEEVQINIIHKGVGAITETDVNLASASDAIIIGFNVRPAGNARQLADKEEIDIRYYSIIYAAIDDLKDAMEGMLAPEMKEEVLGNAEIREIFKISKVGSIAGCMVTDGKILRTSKIRVIRDGVVVHTGELVALKRFKDDVKEVTKGYDCGIQIKGFNDIEINDVIEAYHEVAIKKKLK, from the coding sequence ATGTCTGAAGAGAGAGTAATAAGAATAAACAAGGTTTTAAGGGAATTAAATATTTCGTTAGAAAGAGCTGTAGATTATCTAAAAGATAAAGGAATTGCTATTGATGCAAATCCAAATGCAAAAATTTCTGATAGCGAGTTTAATATCCTTCAAAGCCAATTTGCGGGCGATAAGGGGAATAAGGAGGCTTCTAAAGAAGTTGGGGAAGAGAAAAGAAAAGAAAAAGAAGCATTACGTGTAGAGCGTGAGAAAGAAATTGAAGACAAACGCAGACAAGAAGAAGAGCGTCAAAAACAGCAGGAAATAATCAAAGCGAGAGCGGTTGTTTCTGGGCCTGTGCAAGTTGGTAAAATTGACCTAAATCCGAAAAAACCTGCAGTTGCTCCTTCTGAGGAAACAGCTAAAGTTGAAGAGCCGAAAGCTGTTGTTGCGCCTGCGCAAACAGAAAAACCTGTTCAGAATGAAACTGTAAAAGCTGAGCCAGTTGTGGTACAGCCGGTTTCAGAAACTAAAAAGGACGAACCTATTATTACTGAGAAAAAAGAAGTTAAAGCAGAATCTTCTAGAGTTGCGCAGGAGCCTATTGTGTCGACTGATCCAACAACTTCGGAAGAGACTATTACTACTCAATATCAAAAACTTTCAGGAACTACGTTAACAGGTCAAACAATTGATTTATCTCAATTTAATAAGCCTAAGAAAAAGAAAGAGGATCCTAAAGCGGCTCAAAACAAACCAGGAACTCCGGGGGTTGGTAATAATAATAACACTAATAAAAATAAGCGTAAAAGAATCGCTCCTAAACCAGGTGCGCCTGGAACGCAAAAACCTGCTACAGGTAATAATAATGCGCCTGGAACGCCAAATCCAAATAAGATTACGCCAAATAATAATGGTGGTGGTTTTAATGCTAACAGAAGTCAGAGACCAGGTTTTGTGAAAGGAAACCGTCCTGCAATTGTGGCTAAAGTTGAGCCTACAGAAGAAGAAGTAAAAAACCAAATTAGAGAAACTCTTGAAAAACTTCAAGGTAAAGGAGGGAAGTCTAAAGCGGCAAAATATAGAAGAGATAAAAGGGAGACGCACCGCCAGAAATCTGATGACGAGCAAAGAGCTCTTGACGAAGGAAGTAAAACTATTAAGGTTACGGAATTTGTTACAGTGGGGGAAATTGCCATCATGATGGATGTGCCGATTACTAAAGTAATTGGAACTTGTATGTCTCTTGGGATCATGGTAACCATGAATCAGCGTTTAGATGCTGAAACTTTAACTATCGTTGCCGATGAGTTTGGTTATGATGTAGAATTTATTACGGTGGATATCGAAGAAGCGATTGAAGTTGTAGAAGATAGAGAAGAAGATTTAGTAACTAGAGCGCCAATTGTTACTGTAATGGGTCACGTTGACCACGGTAAGACATCTTTGCTGGATTATATTCGTAAAGAAAATGTTATTGCTGGTGAGTCCGGAGGTATTACACAGCATATTGGAGCATACGGAGTTACTTTAGATAATGGACAGAAAATTGCATTCTTAGATACTCCAGGTCACGAGGCGTTTACCGCGATGCGTGCACGTGGAGCTCAAGTTACTGATATAGCAATTATTGTAGTAGCGGCGGATGATGATATCATGCCACAAACAAAAGAAGCGATTTCTCACGCACAAGCGGCAGGAGTTCCAATTATATTTGCAATCAATAAAATTGATAAACCAAATGCGAATGTTGATAAGATTAAAGAGCGTTTGGCTGGTATGAATTTACTTGTTGAAGATTGGGGTGGGAAAATTCAGTCACATGATATTTCTGCAAAAGTTGGAACAGGGGTTAAAGAATTATTAGAGAAAGTTTTATTAGAAGCTGAGATTTTAGATTTAAAAGCAAATCCAAATAAAGCGGCTCAAGGTACTGTTGTTGAGGCTTACTTAGATAAAGGAAAAGGATATGTGTCTACAATTCTAGTACAGCAAGGTACTTTGAAAATTGGAGATTATATGCTGGCTGGAAAACATCATGGAAAAGTGAAAGCTATGCATGATGAAAGAGGTCACATTGTTTTAGAAGCGGGTCCTTCAACTCCAGTGTCGGTTTTAGGTTTAGATGGTGCGGCTACAGCTGGTGATAAGTTCAATGTATTTGAAGATGAAAAAGAAGCAAAACAAATTGCGTCTAAACGTTCTCAATTAATGCGTGAACAATCGGTTCGTACACAAAGACATATTACGCTGGATGAAATTGGTCGTCGTATTGCTCTTGGTCAATTTAAAGAGTTGAATGTAATTCTTAAAGGAGACGTTGATGGATCTGTTGAGGCACTTTCTGATTCGTTCTCTAAACTTTCTACGGAAGAAGTTCAGATTAATATTATTCATAAAGGAGTTGGAGCAATTACAGAAACTGATGTTAACTTGGCTTCTGCATCTGATGCGATTATTATTGGATTTAATGTTCGTCCTGCAGGAAACGCTAGACAGCTTGCTGATAAGGAAGAAATTGATATCCGTTACTATTCTATCATCTATGCGGCTATCGATGACTTGAAAGATGCAATGGAAGGAATGTTGGCGCCAGAGATGAAAGAAGAGGTTTTAGGAAATGCCGAAATTCGTGAGATTTTCAAAATTTCTAAAGTGGGCTCAATTGCTGGATGTATGGTAACAGATGGTAAAATCTTAAGAACTTCTAAGATTAGAGTTATTAGAGATGGAGTTGTGGTTCATACAGGTGAATTGGTTGCTTTAAAACGTTTCAAAGATGATGTTAAAGAGGTGACTAAGGGTTATGATTGTGGTATTCAAATTAAAGGATTTAATGATATCGAAATCAATGATGTTATTGAAGCTTACCACGAAGTAGCTATCAAAAAGAAATTGAAATAA
- a CDS encoding DUF4920 domain-containing protein — MKLGKYTAVLFLSFSSFCFAQEDVEKPAPPPGNALVGDYYGAAISSVSVNNAISVLKLEDKLKDSGKIENIAVKREVTGVCPKRGCWISLKTEDGSSFFVKMKDYAFFVPTAAKGKNVVLEGAAERKITSVEELRHYAKDAKKSKAEIDAISVPKEEIRFLATGIKVVN, encoded by the coding sequence ATGAAATTAGGGAAATATACTGCTGTTTTGTTTTTAAGTTTTTCTTCTTTTTGTTTTGCGCAAGAAGATGTTGAGAAGCCAGCACCGCCACCTGGTAATGCATTGGTTGGGGATTATTATGGAGCAGCTATTTCGAGTGTGTCTGTAAATAATGCAATTTCCGTTTTGAAATTGGAGGATAAGCTGAAAGATAGTGGTAAAATAGAAAACATTGCTGTGAAGAGAGAAGTGACTGGTGTGTGTCCAAAAAGAGGTTGCTGGATCAGTCTTAAAACAGAAGATGGCTCTTCCTTTTTTGTGAAAATGAAGGACTATGCTTTTTTTGTGCCAACTGCAGCCAAAGGGAAAAATGTTGTTTTGGAGGGTGCGGCAGAAAGGAAAATTACCTCTGTAGAGGAGTTAAGACATTATGCGAAAGATGCTAAAAAATCGAAGGCTGAAATAGATGCGATAAGTGTTCCTAAGGAAGAAATACGCTTTTTAGCAACTGGAATTAAGGTTGTGAATTAA
- a CDS encoding SPOR domain-containing protein yields the protein MRILSPSKNLLLTIATIAFTHNISAQDQNLTLNQDPKFEQLLNEKRKINTSINTNDTYRIQIFSGKSDEAKKTLTDFKRENPSIDGTIIFSTPNYKVIVGNFKTRIEAERNLAEIKNRYKSVFLLKPGK from the coding sequence ATGAGAATTTTAAGTCCTTCAAAAAACCTTTTATTAACAATTGCAACAATTGCATTTACACACAATATTAGCGCCCAAGACCAAAATTTAACATTGAACCAAGATCCTAAATTTGAGCAATTGTTAAACGAGAAGCGTAAAATTAACACGTCAATAAATACAAACGATACTTACAGAATCCAGATCTTCAGCGGCAAAAGCGATGAAGCAAAAAAGACACTTACCGATTTCAAGAGAGAGAATCCTAGTATTGATGGAACCATCATTTTTAGCACACCGAACTACAAAGTAATAGTAGGAAACTTTAAAACCAGAATTGAGGCCGAGAGAAATCTAGCCGAAATTAAAAACAGGTACAAAAGCGTTTTCCTTTTAAAACCTGGAAAATAA
- a CDS encoding c-type cytochrome: MKKVGNHNSISRKLLFGLSLTLIFSLTSFAQDPAAAPAAPEAAAAAPAAGGGDPVKGKELFNANCAACHKLDAKSTGPALRGVADKHDKAWIYKWVHNSSDMIKSGDPVAVKLFEENNKAVMTSFPQLSEGDIDNILAYTSQPKAEPAVTPGTVPPGQKVDGGGISNNIILGALALVMAILVVMLFMVNKVLTKVANKNGIEVAPKEARLPIWKAFVKNQFLVLVTAIFLLLASGYFVYGYLMQVGVDQNYEPIQPIHYSHKIHAGDNEINCKYCHSAARVSKTAGIPSLNVCMNCHKNISEVAETTATPEYSKAFYDAQIQKLYDAVGWDKTKQAYTGKTMPVKWVRIHNLPDFVYFNHSQHVSVAGIECQTCHGPVQEFEIMKQYSKLTMGWCVDCHRKTDVKMEGNAYYDKIHAELSKKYGVEKLTAAQMGGLECGKCHY, translated from the coding sequence ATGAAAAAGGTGGGTAACCATAATTCGATCTCAAGAAAATTGCTGTTTGGCTTATCGCTGACGTTAATTTTCTCCCTAACTTCATTCGCTCAAGATCCTGCTGCTGCTCCAGCGGCACCTGAAGCTGCGGCTGCTGCTCCAGCTGCGGGAGGCGGTGATCCAGTAAAAGGGAAGGAACTTTTTAATGCAAATTGCGCTGCATGTCACAAATTAGATGCTAAATCAACTGGTCCTGCTTTGCGAGGAGTTGCTGATAAGCATGATAAAGCTTGGATTTACAAGTGGGTGCATAACAGTTCTGACATGATTAAGTCAGGTGATCCTGTTGCTGTTAAACTTTTTGAGGAAAATAACAAAGCTGTTATGACTTCTTTTCCTCAATTGTCTGAAGGAGATATTGATAATATTTTAGCTTATACTTCTCAGCCTAAAGCTGAACCTGCTGTAACTCCTGGAACTGTTCCTCCAGGGCAAAAAGTTGATGGTGGTGGAATTTCAAACAATATTATTTTAGGAGCTTTAGCTCTTGTAATGGCTATTTTGGTTGTGATGTTGTTCATGGTGAACAAAGTATTAACTAAAGTTGCAAACAAAAACGGTATTGAGGTAGCTCCAAAAGAAGCTAGGCTTCCAATCTGGAAAGCTTTTGTTAAAAACCAATTCTTGGTTTTAGTAACTGCAATCTTTTTGCTTTTGGCAAGTGGTTATTTTGTTTACGGTTATTTGATGCAGGTAGGTGTAGATCAGAATTATGAGCCAATTCAGCCAATTCACTACTCTCACAAAATTCACGCTGGTGATAACGAAATCAATTGTAAATATTGCCACTCTGCTGCTCGTGTAAGTAAAACAGCTGGTATTCCTTCATTAAATGTTTGTATGAACTGTCATAAAAATATTTCTGAAGTTGCTGAAACTACTGCTACTCCTGAGTACAGCAAAGCATTTTACGATGCTCAAATCCAAAAATTATATGATGCTGTTGGATGGGATAAGACTAAACAGGCTTATACTGGAAAAACAATGCCTGTAAAATGGGTTCGTATTCATAATCTTCCGGATTTTGTTTATTTCAATCACTCACAACACGTTTCTGTTGCTGGAATTGAATGTCAAACTTGTCACGGACCAGTGCAGGAATTTGAAATCATGAAGCAGTACTCTAAATTAACAATGGGATGGTGTGTTGATTGCCATAGAAAAACTGATGTTAAGATGGAAGGTAACGCTTACTATGATAAGATTCATGCTGAACTTTCTAAAAAATACGGTGTAGAGAAATTAACTGCAGCGCAAATGGGAGGTTTAGAATGCGGTAAATGCCACTATTAA
- a CDS encoding TAT-variant-translocated molybdopterin oxidoreductase, whose amino-acid sequence MSSNKKYWKSVEELENSSIVEALRNNEFVEEIPTDEFLGNAEALSTSGTSRRDFLKYVGFSTAAVTLAACEGPVHKSIPYVLQPEQIIPGVADYYATTVFDGFDFANLLVKTREGRPIKIENNTIAGAKFAANARIHASILGLYDSGRLKEPKVDGKNTSWSAVDLRIKSSLADAKAKGGQVVLLTNTLASPSTEKLIAEFIAKNPNAKHVVYDAVSSSEALDAFEAVYGQRALVDYDFSKASLIVSVGADFLGDWQGGGYDSGYAKGRIPQNGKMSRHFQFESNMTLSGAAADKRVPMTTAAQKQALVQIYNIIAGASVPVALEGNAKAEVVKAAQQLKAAGSKGVLVSGIEDKNAQLLVLAINQILASEAFSTAGARQIRKGSNAVVAQLIKDLNAGSVHTLIMSGVNPVYTLADSEAFVAGLKKVETSVAFSLKEDETASIVKVVAPAPHYLESWGDVEITSGTYSLTQPTIRPIFNTKQFQDVLLSVNGTAGTFYDYLKVNSGAFTAGSSWNKVLHDGVAVLGSVALSGGAIDATSAANAVAKSKSAGEYELVLYTKTGMGDGQHANNPWLQEFPDPITRVSWDNYVTVSNADAKKIGLSNEIVANGGLNGSYATITTADGVKLENVPVIVQPGQAVGTIGLAVGYGRKASLKEEMQVGLNAYALYKGFNGVQSVSIVKAGGEHEFACVQGQKTLMGRGDIIKETTLKIFNTEDAEHWNEKPMVSLDHQEVEASTVDLWESFDRTTGHHFNLSIDLNACTGCGACVIACHAENNVPVVGKAEVRRSRDMHWLRIDRYYSSESTFEGDNERKEGIAGLSSSLSTFNEMENPGENPQVAFQPVMCQHCNHAPCETVCPVAATSHGRQGQNHMAYNRCVGTRYCANNCPYKVRRFNWFLYNKNSEFDYHMNDDLGRMVLNPDVNVRSRGVMEKCSFCIQSTQAVILQAKREGRVVAKDEFNNACACSAACSSGAMVFGDVNDKESEVAKLAESERAYHLLEHVGTKPNVFYHVKVRNT is encoded by the coding sequence ATGTCATCAAACAAAAAATACTGGAAAAGTGTTGAGGAGCTAGAAAACAGCTCTATTGTTGAGGCGCTTAGAAATAACGAGTTTGTTGAAGAAATTCCTACTGATGAGTTTTTAGGTAACGCTGAGGCTTTATCTACATCAGGAACTTCACGTCGTGACTTTTTAAAGTACGTAGGGTTTAGTACAGCAGCTGTTACTTTGGCTGCCTGCGAAGGTCCTGTTCACAAGTCTATCCCTTATGTATTACAACCAGAGCAAATCATTCCTGGTGTTGCAGATTATTATGCAACTACCGTTTTTGATGGTTTTGATTTTGCAAACCTTTTGGTTAAAACTCGTGAGGGTCGTCCAATTAAAATTGAAAACAATACAATTGCAGGAGCTAAATTTGCTGCAAACGCTAGAATTCATGCGTCTATCTTAGGATTGTATGATAGTGGTCGTTTGAAAGAGCCAAAAGTAGATGGTAAAAATACTTCTTGGTCTGCTGTTGATTTAAGAATCAAATCAAGTTTAGCTGATGCAAAAGCTAAAGGTGGTCAAGTTGTATTATTAACGAATACTTTAGCAAGTCCATCTACAGAGAAATTAATTGCTGAATTTATTGCTAAAAATCCAAACGCTAAGCACGTAGTGTATGATGCGGTTTCTTCATCTGAAGCTTTAGATGCTTTTGAGGCTGTATACGGACAAAGAGCTTTGGTTGATTACGACTTTTCAAAAGCCTCTTTAATTGTATCTGTTGGTGCTGATTTCTTAGGAGACTGGCAAGGTGGTGGATACGATTCTGGATATGCAAAAGGACGTATTCCTCAAAACGGAAAAATGTCTCGTCATTTCCAGTTTGAATCAAATATGACATTATCTGGAGCTGCTGCTGATAAGCGTGTTCCAATGACTACAGCTGCTCAAAAACAAGCTTTAGTTCAAATTTATAATATTATTGCAGGTGCTTCTGTTCCTGTGGCTTTAGAAGGAAATGCTAAAGCTGAAGTAGTAAAAGCTGCACAACAGCTTAAAGCTGCTGGATCAAAAGGAGTTTTAGTATCTGGAATTGAAGATAAAAATGCTCAATTATTAGTTTTAGCTATCAATCAAATATTGGCTAGTGAAGCTTTTAGTACTGCTGGAGCAAGACAAATTAGAAAAGGTTCTAATGCTGTTGTTGCACAGTTAATTAAAGATTTGAATGCTGGAAGTGTTCATACTTTAATTATGAGTGGTGTAAATCCAGTTTACACATTAGCTGATTCTGAAGCTTTTGTAGCTGGATTGAAAAAAGTTGAAACTTCTGTTGCTTTTTCATTGAAAGAAGATGAGACTGCATCAATTGTTAAAGTTGTTGCTCCGGCTCCTCACTACTTAGAGTCTTGGGGTGATGTTGAGATAACAAGTGGAACATATAGCTTGACACAGCCAACTATTCGCCCTATTTTCAACACGAAACAATTTCAAGATGTTTTATTATCAGTAAATGGTACTGCTGGTACTTTTTATGATTATTTAAAAGTAAATTCTGGAGCTTTTACTGCGGGATCTTCTTGGAATAAAGTATTGCATGATGGTGTAGCAGTTCTTGGATCTGTTGCTTTATCTGGAGGTGCTATTGATGCTACTTCTGCTGCAAATGCTGTTGCAAAATCTAAATCTGCTGGAGAGTACGAATTAGTATTGTACACTAAAACAGGTATGGGAGATGGACAACATGCAAACAACCCTTGGTTGCAAGAATTTCCAGATCCAATTACAAGAGTTTCTTGGGATAACTATGTTACAGTTTCAAATGCTGATGCAAAAAAAATCGGTTTATCAAATGAAATCGTTGCAAATGGTGGTTTAAATGGTAGTTATGCCACTATTACAACTGCTGATGGTGTTAAATTAGAAAATGTCCCAGTTATTGTTCAGCCAGGTCAAGCGGTTGGTACTATTGGTTTAGCTGTTGGTTATGGACGTAAAGCTTCCCTAAAAGAAGAAATGCAAGTAGGTTTAAATGCTTACGCTTTATATAAAGGATTTAATGGAGTTCAATCTGTTTCTATCGTTAAAGCTGGTGGAGAACATGAGTTTGCTTGTGTTCAAGGTCAGAAAACTTTAATGGGTAGAGGAGATATCATTAAAGAAACTACTTTAAAAATATTTAATACTGAAGATGCAGAACATTGGAATGAAAAACCAATGGTATCTTTAGATCACCAAGAAGTAGAAGCTTCTACAGTTGACCTTTGGGAATCATTTGATCGTACAACTGGTCATCACTTTAATCTTTCAATCGACTTAAATGCTTGTACTGGATGTGGTGCTTGTGTTATTGCATGTCATGCTGAGAACAACGTTCCAGTTGTAGGTAAAGCAGAAGTTAGAAGAAGCCGTGATATGCACTGGTTACGTATTGATAGATACTATTCTTCTGAAAGCACTTTCGAGGGTGATAATGAAAGAAAAGAAGGAATCGCTGGTTTATCTAGTTCATTATCTACATTTAATGAAATGGAAAACCCTGGAGAAAATCCACAAGTAGCATTCCAGCCAGTAATGTGTCAACACTGTAATCACGCTCCTTGTGAAACAGTTTGTCCTGTAGCTGCTACATCTCACGGTCGTCAAGGTCAAAACCACATGGCCTACAACAGATGTGTTGGTACTCGTTATTGTGCAAATAACTGTCCTTATAAAGTACGTCGTTTCAACTGGTTCTTGTACAACAAGAATAGTGAATTCGATTATCATATGAATGACGATTTAGGTCGTATGGTATTAAATCCAGACGTAAACGTTCGTTCTCGTGGTGTTATGGAAAAATGTTCTTTCTGTATCCAAAGTACTCAAGCTGTAATTCTTCAGGCAAAACGTGAAGGTAGAGTGGTAGCAAAAGATGAGTTCAACAATGCTTGTGCTTGTTCTGCAGCTTGTTCTTCTGGAGCTATGGTCTTTGGAGATGTAAATGATAAAGAAAGTGAAGTTGCAAAACTTGCTGAAAGCGAAAGAGCATATCACTTATTAGAGCATGTGGGTACAAAACCAAATGTTTTCTATCATGTAAAAGTTAGAAATACTTAG